In one Bradyrhizobium cosmicum genomic region, the following are encoded:
- the dnaA gene encoding chromosomal replication initiator protein DnaA, with protein sequence MNTSEQDRWSRVKSRLRSNVGEDVYTSWFARMDLEGVQEESVRLSVPTRFLKSWIQAHYAERVLSCWQAEMPEVHRIDLTVRTAVRPVAQPKEAPAPVETRRAPAAELRSTATAPVSANHDALGGSPLDPRLTFASFVVGRSNTLAHAAARQVAEGRRGDPVMFNPLYIHAGVGLGKTHLLQAVTWAGNSGNERKVLYLTAEKFMYGFVAALKTQTALAFKEALRGIDVLVIDDLQFLQGKSTQAEFCHTLNALIDAGRQVVIAADRPPSDLESLDDRVRSRLAGGLVVEMGSLGEELRHGILKSRVAAARAHHATFEVPEEVLTYLARAITHNGRDLEGAINRLLAHSKLNNRPVTLEMAEHEVRDLIRPQEPKRIKIEDIQRVVARQYNVSRSDLLSSRRTANVVRPRQVAMYLAKTLTLRSLPEIGRRFGGRDHTTVLHAVRKIEALVSKDTALSDEVEALKRQLQE encoded by the coding sequence ATGAACACATCGGAACAGGATCGCTGGTCACGCGTGAAGAGCCGGCTGCGCTCGAACGTCGGCGAAGACGTCTATACGAGCTGGTTTGCCCGCATGGATCTGGAAGGCGTGCAGGAGGAGAGCGTGCGGCTCTCGGTTCCCACGCGCTTCCTGAAGAGCTGGATCCAGGCCCATTATGCCGAGCGCGTGCTGTCGTGCTGGCAGGCCGAGATGCCCGAAGTCCATCGCATCGATCTCACCGTTCGTACCGCGGTGCGCCCCGTCGCTCAGCCGAAGGAAGCGCCCGCGCCGGTCGAGACCCGCCGTGCGCCCGCCGCCGAGCTGCGCTCGACCGCGACCGCACCGGTCTCCGCCAATCATGACGCGCTCGGCGGCTCGCCGCTCGATCCGCGCCTGACCTTCGCGAGCTTCGTCGTCGGCCGCTCCAACACGCTGGCACATGCGGCGGCACGCCAGGTCGCCGAGGGCCGTCGCGGCGACCCGGTCATGTTCAACCCGCTCTACATCCATGCCGGCGTCGGCCTCGGCAAGACGCATCTGCTTCAGGCGGTGACCTGGGCCGGCAATTCCGGCAACGAGCGCAAGGTGCTGTACCTGACCGCGGAAAAATTCATGTACGGCTTCGTCGCCGCGCTGAAGACGCAGACGGCACTCGCCTTCAAGGAAGCGCTGCGCGGCATCGACGTGCTCGTCATCGACGATCTGCAGTTCCTGCAGGGCAAGTCGACGCAGGCCGAGTTCTGTCACACGCTGAACGCGCTGATCGATGCCGGCCGCCAGGTCGTGATCGCGGCCGACCGTCCGCCGTCCGACCTCGAAAGCCTTGACGATCGCGTGCGCTCGCGACTGGCCGGCGGTCTCGTGGTCGAGATGGGCTCGCTCGGCGAAGAACTGCGCCACGGCATTCTCAAGTCGCGCGTCGCGGCCGCTCGCGCCCATCATGCGACGTTCGAGGTGCCCGAGGAGGTGCTGACCTATCTGGCCCGCGCCATCACCCATAACGGCAGGGATCTGGAAGGCGCGATCAACCGCCTGCTGGCGCACTCGAAGCTCAACAACCGGCCGGTGACGCTGGAGATGGCCGAGCACGAGGTGCGCGACCTGATCCGCCCGCAGGAGCCGAAGCGGATCAAGATCGAGGACATCCAGCGCGTGGTGGCACGGCAGTATAATGTCAGCCGCTCCGACCTGTTGTCCTCGCGCCGCACCGCCAACGTGGTGCGTCCGCGCCAGGTGGCGATGTACCTCGCCAAGACGCTGACCCTGCGTTCGCTCCCCGAGATCGGCCGCCGCTTCGGCGGGCGCGACCACACCACGGTTCTGCACGCCGTGCGCAAGATCGAGGCACTGGTCTCCAAGGACACCGCCCTGTCGGACGAAGTTGAGGCGCTGAAGCGCCAGCTTCAGGAATAA
- the dnaN gene encoding DNA polymerase III subunit beta: MKVTVERAQLLKSLGHVHRVVERRNTIPILGNVLVRAENAKLSLKATDLDLEVTETLPAETATAGSTTVPAHMFYDIVRKLPDGSQIVLEADGDRAVLAIRAGRSRFTLQTLPENDFPDLAAGDMSHSFNLAAKDVKRLIDRTQFAISTEETRYYLNGIYLHAAGTPTAATLRGVATDGHRLAQLDLVQPKGADGMPGVIVPRKTVGEVQRLIEDAEAEVTIELSQAKIRFTIGNVVLTSKLIDGTFPDYGRVIPQGNDKELVVDKKDFENAVDRVSTISSERGRAVKLSLSPGKLVLSVTNPDSGSATEELEVEYASDALDIGFNSRYLLDIAAQIEGDVATLRLADPGSPTLVQDRDDKSALYVLMPMRV, encoded by the coding sequence ATGAAAGTTACGGTCGAGCGCGCGCAACTCCTGAAGTCGCTGGGTCATGTCCACCGCGTGGTCGAGCGCCGGAACACGATCCCGATCCTCGGCAACGTGCTGGTCCGCGCCGAGAACGCAAAACTGTCGCTGAAGGCGACCGACCTCGACCTCGAGGTGACGGAGACGCTGCCTGCGGAGACCGCGACCGCAGGCTCCACCACCGTGCCGGCGCACATGTTCTACGACATCGTGCGCAAGCTGCCTGACGGATCGCAGATCGTGCTGGAGGCCGACGGCGACCGCGCCGTGCTGGCGATCCGCGCCGGCCGCTCGCGCTTCACGCTGCAGACCCTGCCGGAGAATGACTTCCCGGATCTCGCCGCCGGCGACATGTCGCATTCGTTCAACCTCGCCGCCAAGGACGTCAAGCGGCTGATCGACCGCACCCAGTTCGCGATCTCGACGGAAGAGACGCGCTATTATCTCAACGGCATCTATCTGCACGCCGCGGGCACGCCGACGGCGGCGACCCTGCGCGGCGTGGCCACCGACGGCCACCGCCTCGCCCAGCTCGACCTGGTCCAGCCCAAGGGCGCCGACGGCATGCCGGGCGTGATCGTGCCACGCAAGACGGTCGGCGAGGTGCAGCGCCTGATCGAGGATGCCGAGGCCGAGGTCACGATCGAGCTGTCGCAGGCCAAGATCCGCTTCACCATCGGCAATGTGGTGCTGACCTCGAAGCTGATCGACGGCACCTTCCCTGATTATGGCCGCGTCATCCCGCAGGGCAACGACAAGGAGCTCGTCGTCGACAAGAAGGATTTCGAGAATGCGGTCGATCGCGTTTCCACGATCTCCAGCGAGCGCGGCCGTGCGGTGAAACTGTCGCTCTCGCCAGGCAAGCTGGTGCTGTCGGTCACCAACCCGGATTCCGGCAGCGCCACCGAAGAGCTCGAGGTCGAATACGCCTCCGACGCCCTCGATATCGGCTTCAACTCCCGCTACCTGCTCGACATCGCCGCCCAGATCGAAGGCGACGTCGCCACGCTGAGGCTCGCCGACCCCGGCTCGCCCACCCTGGTGCAGGACCGCGACGACAAGAGCGCGCTGTACGTGCTGATGCCGATGCGGGTGTGA
- the recF gene encoding DNA replication/repair protein RecF (All proteins in this family for which functions are known are DNA-binding proteins that assist the filamentation of RecA onto DNA for the initiation of recombination or recombinational repair.) has product MTPSRIHRLTLTHFRNYRAAGLETAADMVALVGPNGAGKTNCIEAISFLSPGRGLRRATLEDVADNQGDGSWAVSAQVEGALGLATLGTGIDPPRADSAVSRRCRIDREPVNSATAFGDHIRMVWLTPAMDGLFMGAGSERRRFFDRLVLAIDSEHSSRISALERSLRSRNRLLETRNYDDHWCDAIERETAELAVAVAATRGQTAARLTGMLNARAQASAFPSAQIALDGWMENALLQETATSVEDRYRQILRDNRPRDAIAGRTTDGPHLTDLQVIYAPKSMPARDASTGEQKALLIGLVLAHATLVAEMTGIVPLLLLDEVVAHLDPNRRAALFEELRKLGAQVWLTGADPASFAEIGAGGEIFDVESGRVSNRRP; this is encoded by the coding sequence ATGACCCCCTCCCGCATTCATCGCCTGACGCTGACGCATTTTCGCAATTACCGGGCGGCGGGGCTCGAGACGGCGGCTGACATGGTGGCGCTGGTCGGGCCGAACGGGGCGGGCAAGACCAATTGCATCGAGGCGATCTCGTTCCTGTCGCCGGGCCGCGGCCTGCGGCGCGCCACGCTGGAAGACGTCGCCGACAACCAGGGCGACGGCTCCTGGGCGGTCTCCGCGCAGGTCGAGGGCGCATTGGGCCTGGCCACGCTCGGCACCGGCATCGATCCGCCGCGGGCGGATAGCGCGGTCAGCCGGCGCTGCCGCATCGACCGCGAGCCGGTCAATTCGGCCACCGCCTTCGGCGACCACATCCGCATGGTGTGGCTGACGCCGGCGATGGACGGGCTGTTCATGGGCGCAGGCTCCGAACGGCGGCGCTTCTTCGATCGCCTGGTGCTCGCCATCGACAGCGAGCATTCCAGCCGCATTTCCGCGCTCGAACGCTCCCTGCGCTCGCGCAACCGCCTGCTCGAGACGCGCAATTACGACGATCATTGGTGTGACGCAATCGAGCGCGAGACCGCCGAGCTCGCGGTCGCCGTCGCCGCGACGCGTGGCCAGACCGCGGCGCGGCTGACCGGCATGCTCAATGCGCGCGCGCAGGCTTCCGCGTTTCCGTCGGCACAGATCGCGCTCGACGGCTGGATGGAGAACGCGCTGCTTCAGGAGACCGCGACGTCGGTCGAGGACCGCTACCGCCAGATCCTGCGCGACAACCGTCCGCGCGATGCGATCGCCGGCCGCACCACCGACGGCCCGCACCTCACCGACCTCCAGGTGATCTACGCACCCAAGAGCATGCCGGCGCGCGATGCCTCGACCGGCGAGCAGAAAGCGCTGCTGATCGGCCTCGTGCTGGCGCATGCGACGCTGGTCGCGGAAATGACCGGCATCGTGCCGCTGCTGCTGCTCGACGAGGTCGTTGCGCATCTCGACCCGAACCGGCGCGCCGCGCTGTTCGAGGAGCTGCGCAAGCTCGGCGCGCAGGTGTGGCTGACCGGCGCGGACCCGGCCTCCTTCGCCGAGATCGGCGCCGGAGGCGAGATCTTTGACGTCGAGAGCGGACGGGTCTCCAACCGCCGCCCTTGA